The segment TTTAAGAAAATCTGTTTATTACAATCAGATTATTAGTATTCACAAAAAGGGTACAACGGATAGTTTTGCCACGACGATATGCTGATGacacgaatatttttattaaacttgtTGATCGCCTCGACCTCCGCAGGCGTGAGGCTGAAGTcgaaaatatctttattctgGACAATACGTGCCTTGTTCGTAGACTTAGGAATGGGTACGATTCCTCTCTCGATCTGAAAATTTAATACTGTTAGATATAtcagcgatgtatatgcttatacaacaagatcccagaaaatgttcaatacaaatgtattacgaagttcaaaagaattgttataaaaaacacttaaggtaaagtttactatcagcctagcgaaactctctaagaaaaaagcgattcactcgattgtatgaaacgtgcagtcattgatagattgacagatgacggctataatcttgtaaaaaacggagatagccgaactCCACTACGATTgtagcaactgttcgctttcaaacttagacgGATTATAATTCGTCGCCAATCGACGTActctaatttcaaattttcaaactTATGACAAATCACTGAACGTTTCATACTaatctaaatttcaatttttacttcaGCAGTCCCGctttttattacgtagtatttacatcctttttgttaactataacattaatttttaatgatacTACAGCTGAGGATGGAGCGACCGTCTTCAGAGTCTGACGATTAAATAGTCTGAAGTTCAGACTAATAAATAATACGTTTCGCGACAGCACGTTCGTTATAagtgttttttctattttaaaatttaatttaaaggtcGTTACTGCGTGCTTAGTCCTGTGTATACGCAGACGAAGTTtagctattattataataaaatgaattaattacAATGCAGAACCTAGATTCTTCGAACCAACTGTATACAACAGGATGTCTACTATGATTCTATGCCTTTTTGCGTTTCTCCGATATACATAGACGTTATTAAGAACGTCTTGTAGCTCTTCtccatagatcatttataccaCTAGATAGaccatgacagctgtgaaaacgttgaaaaaaatgactttagaactaacctctatttttcaaactgacatacaaatcgtgagtgaaagatgtagcttgtcacgcacacttatcAAGCCTGGTATATACACGtattaagcctggcctgttctcatctgttgtctaacagcaaagtCTTGacgtataaactatctaagCTCTTCTCCTATGTTGATGTTATTTATAGTCAACTCAATATTAtgcttttaataacaataaagccTTTGGTAgattaacaatttgtttttgacTTAATTAAAATCAGTAGGATTTCCATTAGCTTGAAATTTTCGTTTATAtgtttactttttatttcaaagattcaACACCAGGTGGTGTCCTAGTTTTAGGTAATCCTATTCagctaaatattaaaaaatgaggGCGTATCTTAAATCTTTTGTAAGGGTTTTTTCTGTGAACTTATGTCTGAATCGTAACATTAGCTGGGGAATTTAAcactgtttaattaattttggtaCGGATTCTAATTCGGGAATAATACGGGAAACAACTATATTTAACAATAGAGCCTATATGGTTATAAAGTCACCACCAGGCTCTTTtgtaccggatgccggctagataatgggtatcacaacagcgcctatttctaccgtgaagcagtaatgtgtgagcattactgtgtttcgactgaagggcgccgtatctagtgtgattactgggcaaatgagacttgaaatcTTAAGTctcagttgtagtaccgctcaaaatttttgggtttctcaataatctggagtggcactgtattgtaatgggcagggcgttattattaccatcagctgaacgtgctgctcgtctcgtcccttattttcgtaaaaaaaggAAATACTATGGTTGTACATACCAAATAACGAAGAACAATTTGTGCTGTAGTCTTTCCATATTTCTGCGCCATGGCTACTAGTACAGGGTCGTCTGACCTTGGCGGAGGCGCAGAAGCTGACCGTCTGCTGACCAGGAAACCGAAAGGACTGTAGCCCATCACAACAATACCTTGGGACTGGCAGTAATTCACAAGGGCTTCTTGGGTAAGTGTTGGATTAAcctggaaatatttttttctattgaagtCGAGTTTAACTTGATACTGTATGACGGTCTTTGGGCTCAGACAAACACTCCAACTTATAGTATTACATCATCAATGCTTTGCACagttaccagtgagaggctcctttgcacaggatgccggctagattataagtaccacaactatttctgccgtgaaacactcatgtgataatagtatcacatgagtgttttaatacctaattatcaacagttgcatacaagactttatctacacccagaatatgaatcctctaaaagattctgaaacagttagcttactgctaacattaaaacaccagtcctagtagtaacctaatatcattcattactgattatatacaaataaactaagtataaatgaaacaaatattttggtattaatttacattttgtatagtgtaataattaaaattcactcgaatataatgttcttttgcagcgtttaaaatgaatcgctaatttttgtaaacaaaacaataaaaatggcggggattcgaataacctattttttacggcgtgcgacttctggtagtgtggaacgagcgtaaacgaaaatgttctttttttgaaattcatacagataccacacaTCGAGCAAAAAGAATGttgctgtctgttgaaactctttgcgcatgaagggatcgaaaaaaaaacataggagtgttgttatgaaattcagtaaaccattacaacactcgtttggatgatgattagaacattgggtgttttaatgttggcaataagctaactgtttcagaatctttaatagaggatttaaagcatgggtttaGATAAATACATGTTACTTGATCTACTGCTTGCGATTTGAAATTTCTGAACAAAAAGATATACATTAGAGATAAAAATCGGATTCAGACACGTTTTGTCGTGCAACGTCTGAACTTGTTGACTTCAATCTATATGTTGATGCTTCCACGTACCGTCCCAATAAAACTAGAATCTTGGATTCTTCCCTATTATACTTACAATGTCATCATCATaatgataccagtgggaggctcctttgcacaggaagccggctagattatgggtaccacaacagcgcctatttctgccgtgaagcagtattgtgtaaacaatactgtttttcggtctagtcaaattactggggaaatgagacttaaggcgctatagtcctaaaaagtaacatttttaaaaatctacttaaaatacatctactaatactacggttccaattttttgacatgtttatcttcatttctttatctaaattatcgctgtttcgaaaacacgattacgaaaaaaaatctcgatagatttattttttgaaaaatagtattttttatttgaattgtttatattataataaaactatgatagctataaacacaaaacttatttacttattttattcgatagtttattagtatttataagttttcattgtgggatttatcaatacgctttgtgaattattttatattaatttttttcgtaataaaccaaacgcgacgccttggttgcatgctcgctcatgccagcagtacgcccgtgaccactgttaAGGGAGGTattgtgttcgtgtctctcgggctcatattacgtaagattttagcaaacaagtacaaagcgggaatcaaagtaaaaaaataatgatgatgcgacagcgtatttgttgaaataaagGTAAACGgtagtcggaaagtactaaaataaaatttacgtaatattattttgaatattatgccacgcgggattttcgtatgtatgtactttaaggaagttagataaatccaagatggccgccgcacaaaattatgatttcatcaatatggatatcgtgtccgaggttctcgagggtgcaaagaacgattttgtgatcatttttgaattcaaagatgcccgccgcacaatattatgatttcagtaatatggatatcgtgtccgaggttctcgagggtgcagagaacgattttcggatcatttttgaaatccaagatggccgccgcacaaatttatgatttcagcaatatggatatcgtgtccgaggttctcgacggtgcagagaacgatattgggatcatttttgaaatccaagatggccgccgcataaaattatgatttgagcaatatggatatcgtgtccgaggctctcgagggtgcagagaacgattgtgtgatcatatttgaaatccaagatggccgccgcacaaaattatgatttcagcaatatggatatcgtgtccgaggttctcgagggtgcagagaacgattatgtgatcattttttaaatccaagatggccgccgcaaaaaaatatgatttcagcaatatggatatcgtgtccgaggttctcgagggtgcagagaacgattgtgtgatcatttttgaaatccaagatggccgccgcgcaaaattatgataacaacaatatgggtatcgtatccgaggttctcgagggtgcagagaacgattctgtgatcatttttgaattcaaagatggccgccgcactaaattatgatttcagtaatatggatatcgtgtccgaggttctcgagggtgcagagtacgattttgtgatcatttttgaaatccaagatgtccgccgcacaaaattatggtttcagcaatatggatatcgtgtccgaggttctcgagggtgcagacaacgattatgtgatcatttttgaaatccaagatggccgccgcacaaaattatgatttcagcaatatggatatcgtgtccgaggttctcgagggtgcagagaacgattgtgtgatcatttttgaaatccaagatggccgccgcgcaaaattatgataacaacaatatgggtatcgtatccgaggatctcgagggtgcagagaacgattctgtgatcatttttgaattcaaagatggccgccgcactaaattatgatttcagtaatatggatatcgtgtccgaggttctcgagggtgcagagaacgattttcggatcatttttgaaatccaagatggccgccgcacaaatttatgatttcagcaatatggatatcgtgtccgaggttctcgagggtgcagagaacgattttgggatcatttttgaaatccaagatggccgccgcataaaattatgatttgagcaatatggatatcgtgtccgaggctctcgagggtgcagagaacgattgtgtgatcatatttgaaatccaagatagccgccgcacaaaattatgatttcagcaatatggatatcgtgttcgaggttctcgagggtgcagagaacgattttgtgatcatttttgaaatccaagatggtcgccgcacataattatgatttcagcaatttggatatcgtgtccgaggttctcgagggtgcagagaacgattttgggatcatttttggaatccaagatggccaccgcacaaaattatgatttcagcaatatggatatcgtgtccgaggttctcgagggtgcagagaacgattttgtgatcatttttgaaatccaaaatggccgccgcacaaaattatgatttcagcaatatggatatcgtgtccgaggttctcgagagtgcagagaatgattttgtgatcatttttgaaatctaagatggccggcgcacaaaattatgatttcagcaaaatggatatcgtgtccgaggttctcgagggtgcagagaacgattgtgtgatcatttttgaaatccaagatggccgccgcacttaattatgatttcagcaatttggatatcgtgtccgaggttctcgagggtgcagagaacgattttgggatcatttttgaaaaccaagatggccgcctcgttctctgcaccctcgagagcctcggacacgatatccatatagctcaaatcataattttatgcggcggccatctcggatttcaaaaatgatcccaaaatcgttctctgcaccctcgagaacctcggacacgatatccatattgctgaaatcataaatttgtgcggcggccatcttggatttcaaaaatgatccgaaaatcgttctctgcaccatcgagaacctcggacacgatatccatattgctgaaatcataaatttgtgcagcggccatcttggatttcataaataatccgaaaatcgttctctgcaccctcgagaacctcggacacgatatccatattactgaaatcataattttgtgcggcggctatcttggatttcaaaaatgattacaccatcgttctctgccccctcgagaacctcggacacgacacccataatgttgtgatcataattttgcgcggcggccatcttggaattaaaaaaaaacctgcacgatacaaggctagtagggaagcccgagaGTAAAAAATACTCTccctcaatcggtgtcaatcgctctctcccttgaacaaaaacgtctcaaatATCCGTGACGTTCTTTTtcgtttaatttgtaaaaaaaattaccctcatttaaagaagtttcacttcaaaatgcataaaaatatcacagcatttcgtactcttgcgcaaccgtttttataaaatcttacgcggtccttccggggtggggtcgttgacccgcatcgctcggctaGTGTCTCAGACATGCCCGTGTCGAACTTATATGTACCGCTATAGATAAATACGTTCGAGTGAgttttgcctaaagtgttgggaaaacctcgccttaacatcttatgtctcaaggtgacgagcgcagttgtagtgcctctcagaatttttgggttattcgataatcctaagcggcactgcattgtaatgggcaggacgtatcaattaccatcagctgaacgtcctgctcgtctcgtccctgattttcataaaaaaaaaaaacactaggCGGGGATTACAGACTTCCATTTTTCAGGGTCCTTTCATATCACTCAATTCTCCCACTCCTGTCAACCCTTTCATTCTGATACTTAAGCCATAGCCTATTTTCACAGCATCCCGATGTTCGTTAAAAGTAAACATAGGTCGATCCTTTCCAATACTTCAATTTGTATTCGCTCTATACATACGACTTAACATACATACGACGGGGCTATTTCCAcgatatactttttaattatttttgtaaaagaaacatttttacGAATGGTGGCCATTTTGAAATCCGCCATCTTGATTTATAAACGCCATTTTGTTGTTATAGCGACAATAGTTATTCGCACTGTCAAAATTACATTTGTGTGTGTAGCACAATGACGTTCATTACACATATTAGAAATTAGGAAATATCAGTCGCAGTCTGAAAgaggaacggcaaaagtgtgcttaaagacaatgtacgtacacttttctccttagtcgtgggTCAACTGTCACAGTCCGAGTAAACCCTGAACTAAATAAATGTCTTACATTGCtgtttattgaccaagaatattttaagcaactgaaGTAAGTGcgtcaatgtatagatatagcagtcgaagcctATTATAGTGTAACTTGTAGCATGTTGAATATTtctgctttgtttttttttttttttcgaagtgATATTTCTATATGTATTGAACGTCAATAGTCTAGCACCATATTGCAATATATGCTGAATCATCGGAGTCTTAGTAGGTTCCCGTTGGATATGGAACTTCAAAAAGCTAACATACCTCAATTTCATTCACAGCAGGTACCACCTTAGTACGCTGTATTAGATCTGCTATCTGAGTTGTGTTGAAGTTGGAGACACCAATGGAGCGAGTGAGGCCGAGCTCCTTGGCTTCCATCATTCCCTTCCAGGTGTCCACATAGTGCACGTCATCAGAGGAACCGTCAGCctgcaaataattaaataatctataaGACAACAGAAATAACACACGAACTATTCCTGTATTattacaccagtgggaggctcctttgcacaggataccggctagtttatgggtaccacaacggtgaatatttctgccgtgaaacagtaatgtgtaaacattgctgtgtttcggtctgaagggcgccgtagctagtcaaattactgggcaaatgaaacttaacatcttatgtctcaaggtgacgagcgcaattgtagtgccgctcagaatttttgtgtttttcaacaatgcagagcggcactgcattgtaataggcaaggcgtatcgattaccgtcaactgaacgtcctgttcgtctcgtcctgtcattaaaaaaaactttttgtctttatcttatctTCACTaaagaattacatgacaggaaGAACTAATTTTAAACTTGTAGTATCTTTACACAGCGTTTATTAATAAGCTAAGTTAGATTTTTGCTCAGATGTACTGCAAAGTAAAATCTGTTGATGGTAGGGGGTTAGGTATTGTCATAATATGAtcttatagtaataataattaatataaagctcaaaatcaaaagattgctttATTCATTTAGACCAAGCACATACCAGGTCCTATTGTAGATCTGAACCATCTAGAAAGCAATTACTATTTCTTCGTGATACCAAGAAATACATTAGAAATGGAATCATCATGCAAATGATTTAACCATTACGTACTCTTTCCGAGAACTTACAATTCACTAAGTTAAACTTTCTTAAACATGTgctattattaagtaaaatgaaatgaaatcatATACTCGTACAGTAATCTCACCTATAACGAATCTCACTTATAACCCATTTTCACTTAAGTACACGATTTCAATCCCTACATATTTCTGTACtctgaaatttataatgatttgtacagcttataattggacgtaattccagaaaaacgttccaagccacaatcatctcgaaattgagttaagaacacaaaactggtcacgtcattcatattaacggactgacagaATATGGCAGCCCTACTAAATGACATCAtcacttagtagcccaacccacatgtatggaataaatttacttatatttattaaaattcaaacacgaattccttaaaatgtgatgggGAAAAaagaacgtttttcaggaaataTGTCAAATTAGCTTCGCGTACctttgttaattaaattattttattacattttgcttatttaaa is part of the Leptidea sinapis chromosome 13, ilLepSina1.1, whole genome shotgun sequence genome and harbors:
- the LOC126967384 gene encoding aldo-keto reductase AKR2E4-like isoform X1 produces the protein MSPLLLAFVLTIISYNEGGAVQPPTFKLNDGNEIPAIALGTGRGTAKESETLEDVRQAVYWAIEAGYRHIDTAAVYFDEEQVGQGIAQAIADKLVTRKDLYITTKLWNDKHRREQVVPALKDSLKKLGLDYVDLYLIHFPVAVKADGSSDDVHYVDTWKGMMEAKELGLTRSIGVSNFNTTQIADLIQRTKVVPAVNEIEVNPTLTQEALVNYCQSQGIVVMGYSPFGFLVSRRSASAPPPRSDDPVLVAMAQKYGKTTAQIVLRYLIERGIVPIPKSTNKARIVQNKDIFDFSLTPAEVEAINKFNKNIRVISISSWQNYPLYPFCEY
- the LOC126967384 gene encoding aldo-keto reductase AKR2E4-like isoform X2; the protein is MSPLLLAFVLTIISYNGGAVQPPTFKLNDGNEIPAIALGTGRGTAKESETLEDVRQAVYWAIEAGYRHIDTAAVYFDEEQVGQGIAQAIADKLVTRKDLYITTKLWNDKHRREQVVPALKDSLKKLGLDYVDLYLIHFPVAVKADGSSDDVHYVDTWKGMMEAKELGLTRSIGVSNFNTTQIADLIQRTKVVPAVNEIEVNPTLTQEALVNYCQSQGIVVMGYSPFGFLVSRRSASAPPPRSDDPVLVAMAQKYGKTTAQIVLRYLIERGIVPIPKSTNKARIVQNKDIFDFSLTPAEVEAINKFNKNIRVISISSWQNYPLYPFCEY